In Humidesulfovibrio mexicanus, a single genomic region encodes these proteins:
- a CDS encoding nucleoside deaminase produces MSPASKKHFPSLFSFLLLTIGLICGTAHAQPQGHTADDTAATLANASLKEHEPFIRRCYQLAIDAGKKGNHPFGALLVHKGKIVLEAENTVLTDNDFTNHAEMNLIAEAARTLSRQIIPEATVYTSCAPCAMCTATLAMAGFTRIVYGVSHDALNKRFGLKGKSVSCPALFKTMGMELEFVGPVLEKEGLRVFDFWPEKDPHAQMLKKQARK; encoded by the coding sequence ATGTCTCCCGCCAGCAAAAAGCATTTCCCTTCACTCTTTTCCTTCCTCCTCCTCACCATCGGCCTGATCTGCGGCACGGCACACGCGCAGCCGCAGGGGCACACGGCGGACGATACGGCCGCAACACTGGCGAACGCTTCCCTCAAGGAACACGAGCCGTTCATCCGCAGGTGCTACCAGTTGGCCATAGACGCCGGAAAGAAGGGGAACCATCCTTTTGGAGCCCTGCTGGTGCACAAAGGCAAGATCGTACTGGAAGCGGAGAACACCGTGTTGACCGACAACGACTTCACCAACCATGCGGAGATGAATCTTATTGCGGAGGCGGCGCGCACGCTGTCAAGGCAGATCATCCCGGAGGCGACCGTGTACACCAGTTGCGCGCCCTGCGCCATGTGCACCGCGACCCTCGCGATGGCTGGCTTTACCCGAATAGTGTACGGCGTCTCCCACGACGCTCTCAACAAACGCTTCGGGCTCAAGGGCAAGTCCGTGTCCTGCCCGGCCCTGTTCAAGACCATGGGCATGGAGCTGGAATTCGTCGGGCCGGTTCTCGAAAAGGAAGGCCTGCGTGTATTCGACTTCTGGCCCGAGAAAGATCCGCACGCGCAAATGCTCAAGAAGCAGGCGCGCAAGTAA
- the sugE gene encoding quaternary ammonium compound efflux SMR transporter SugE — protein sequence MPWIYLVIAGLFEVAWAVGLKYTEGFTRFVPSVLVAGAMVASMGLLGLAVRHLPIGTAYAVWTGIGTLGAAAFGMAVLGEPAGALRLCCIGLIAAGIAGLKLLPA from the coding sequence ATGCCGTGGATATATCTGGTCATCGCCGGGCTCTTCGAGGTGGCCTGGGCGGTGGGACTCAAGTATACGGAAGGCTTCACCCGCTTTGTGCCCTCGGTGCTGGTGGCCGGGGCCATGGTCGCCAGCATGGGCCTTTTGGGCCTGGCCGTGCGGCATCTGCCCATCGGCACGGCCTACGCCGTGTGGACGGGCATCGGCACGCTTGGCGCGGCGGCGTTCGGCATGGCGGTGCTGGGCGAGCCCGCCGGGGCCCTGCGCCTGTGCTGCATCGGCCTCATCGCCGCGGGCATTGCGGGGCTGAAGCTCCTGCCCGCGTAA
- a CDS encoding RNA recognition motif domain-containing protein: MKSIYVGNLPFSAKEDEIRDLFATYGEVQMVKFVMDRETGRFRGFGFVEMEDAGAAKAIEALDGKDFGGRTLRVNEAKERAPRPPRRY, encoded by the coding sequence ATGAAGTCCATTTACGTCGGTAATTTGCCTTTCAGCGCCAAGGAAGACGAGATTCGCGATCTGTTCGCCACCTACGGTGAAGTGCAGATGGTCAAATTCGTCATGGACCGCGAGACCGGCCGCTTCCGCGGCTTCGGCTTTGTGGAGATGGAGGACGCAGGCGCCGCCAAGGCCATTGAGGCCCTGGACGGCAAAGACTTCGGCGGCCGCACCCTGCGCGTCAACGAAGCCAAGGAGCGTGCTCCCCGCCCGCCCCGCCGCTACTAG